A genomic segment from Actinomadura hallensis encodes:
- a CDS encoding DUF2461 domain-containing protein — protein sequence MAFGGFTSEAFEFYEGLQADNSKSYWTAHRETYERHVREPMEELCAELEDEFGPVKLFRPYRDLRFSKDKSPYKTHQGGHTSEGFYLQLDADGLMVAGGMYAPTPEQLRRYREAVDSETHGGELQAVLDDLSAAGMEIAGDRLKTRPRGTPPDHPRLELLRHRSLYAREGWPADPWMADPDAVVTRVRESWRRLRPLVDWGRRHIGPPDSPG from the coding sequence ATGGCGTTCGGCGGCTTCACCAGTGAGGCGTTCGAGTTCTACGAGGGCTTGCAGGCCGACAACAGCAAGTCCTACTGGACCGCCCACAGGGAGACGTACGAGCGCCATGTGCGCGAACCGATGGAAGAGCTGTGCGCCGAACTGGAGGACGAGTTCGGCCCGGTCAAGCTCTTCCGCCCCTACCGCGACCTCCGCTTCAGCAAGGACAAGTCGCCCTACAAGACGCACCAGGGCGGCCATACGAGCGAAGGCTTCTACCTCCAGCTCGACGCGGACGGCCTCATGGTCGCGGGCGGCATGTACGCGCCGACCCCGGAGCAGCTCCGCCGCTACCGCGAGGCCGTCGACTCCGAGACCCACGGCGGCGAACTCCAGGCCGTCCTGGACGATCTCAGCGCCGCCGGGATGGAGATCGCCGGGGACCGCCTCAAGACCCGTCCCCGCGGCACGCCCCCCGACCACCCGCGCCTCGAACTCCTGCGCCACCGCTCGCTCTACGCGCGCGAAGGATGGCCCGCCGACCCGTGGATGGCCGACCCGGACGCGGTGGTGACGCGGGTCCGCGAATCATGGCGCCGGCTGCGTCCCCTCGTCGACTGGGGACGGCGCCACATCGGCCCGCCCGACTCCCCGGGCTAA